One window of the Vicinamibacterales bacterium genome contains the following:
- a CDS encoding DUF1080 domain-containing protein, whose protein sequence is MQLLQFALALVLTAGQQAPPAGFTALFNGRDLSGWRGRQQDYSPYEEATLSKDALAAKQAAWNADRDQHWRVDTDAHEIVSDGHGVFLATDKDYGDFELYLDWKIVAHNGDSGVYLRGFPQAQIWDPDNPVEVKNGAPKGSGGLWNDNPDNPGRWPIVKADNPIGQWNTFRIRMAGNRVWIWLNGQQTVDGQTLDNFFDRAKPVLPAGPIELQTHGSEIRFRNVYVREIRGSGQRP, encoded by the coding sequence ATGCAGCTGCTGCAGTTCGCGCTGGCGCTGGTTCTCACCGCCGGTCAGCAGGCACCCCCCGCTGGCTTCACCGCACTCTTCAACGGCCGGGATTTGAGCGGCTGGCGCGGGAGGCAGCAGGACTACAGTCCGTATGAGGAAGCGACGCTCTCGAAAGATGCGCTCGCAGCGAAGCAGGCCGCGTGGAACGCCGATCGCGACCAGCACTGGCGCGTCGACACCGACGCGCATGAGATCGTCTCAGACGGCCACGGCGTCTTCCTCGCCACCGACAAGGACTACGGCGATTTCGAGCTGTACCTCGACTGGAAGATCGTGGCGCACAACGGCGATTCAGGCGTCTACCTGCGTGGATTCCCACAGGCCCAGATCTGGGATCCCGACAATCCGGTCGAGGTGAAGAACGGCGCCCCGAAGGGATCCGGCGGCCTCTGGAACGACAACCCCGACAACCCCGGCCGGTGGCCGATCGTCAAGGCCGACAACCCGATCGGGCAGTGGAACACGTTCCGGATCCGGATGGCCGGAAACCGCGTCTGGATCTGGCTCAACGGCCAGCAGACCGTCGACGGGCAGACCCTCGACAATTTTTTCGACCGCGCGAAGCCCGTGTTGCCGGCCGGCCCGATCGAGCTGCAGACGCACGGATCGGAGATCCGCTTCCGCAACGTCTATGTCCGCGAAATCCGCGGCAGCGGGCAACGGCCGTGA